A single window of Hyphomicrobiales bacterium DNA harbors:
- a CDS encoding Asp-tRNA(Asn)/Glu-tRNA(Gln) amidotransferase A subunit family amidase, whose product MQPCDLPAIEARRLIGTRQLSPIELLESCIARIESIDHAVNAMVTRDFERARQAAREAEAAVASGEPLGPLHGLPIGIKDTSETGGLRTTFGSPIFKDNVPAADERFVALIRQAGGIVVGKTNVPEWAAGGNTRNPVFGATGNPFDPTRSAAGSSGGSAVALACGMVPLASGSDTGGSLRNPAAFCGVVGFRPSPGIIPSEKRGAAWLQVSTNGPMARTVGDAALLLSVMMGEDSRDPLSAVVPGETLRNPADYASLPEIDLSTLRVAVTPDFGFAPTEHQVAATLAEKTGMFRSVFREAADTTPDCTGADDVFAVLRAVAALAMFGPLAAKYPDQLGPNIKDNIAEGDGYSARDVAEAMNAQTAMYRRWQAFYKDYDIILAPSVTISPRPWRELYPREINGHPTRSYYHWLACAYAATLPGHPAVSLPVGLDGNGMPFGLQVIGPRGGDRFTLGVAAALERHLAGDSRTARPLPDIAALKAAPAIAEAEGFYAFD is encoded by the coding sequence ATGCAGCCTTGTGATCTCCCAGCGATCGAGGCCCGCCGCCTGATAGGCACCCGCCAACTTTCACCGATCGAACTCCTTGAAAGTTGTATCGCGCGCATCGAATCTATCGATCATGCCGTCAATGCCATGGTCACTCGCGATTTCGAGCGTGCGCGCCAGGCCGCGCGCGAGGCCGAGGCCGCCGTCGCGAGCGGGGAGCCGCTCGGACCACTGCACGGCCTGCCCATCGGCATCAAGGATACATCCGAGACCGGCGGGCTGCGCACGACCTTTGGCAGTCCGATTTTCAAGGACAATGTGCCGGCCGCCGACGAGCGCTTCGTCGCTCTCATCCGGCAGGCCGGCGGCATCGTCGTGGGCAAGACGAATGTTCCGGAATGGGCGGCGGGCGGCAATACGCGCAACCCCGTCTTCGGCGCCACGGGCAATCCCTTCGATCCCACGCGTTCGGCGGCCGGTTCCTCCGGCGGCTCCGCGGTTGCCCTCGCCTGCGGCATGGTGCCCTTGGCTTCGGGCTCGGACACCGGCGGCTCGCTGCGGAACCCGGCCGCCTTCTGCGGTGTCGTCGGGTTCCGTCCTTCGCCTGGGATCATCCCCAGCGAGAAGCGTGGCGCAGCCTGGCTCCAGGTATCGACCAACGGGCCAATGGCGCGGACCGTCGGCGACGCGGCGTTATTATTGTCCGTGATGATGGGCGAGGACAGCCGCGATCCCCTGTCGGCGGTCGTTCCCGGCGAAACCCTGCGTAACCCGGCAGACTATGCCAGCCTGCCGGAGATCGATCTGTCGACATTGCGTGTGGCGGTAACGCCCGATTTCGGCTTCGCTCCCACTGAGCATCAGGTCGCTGCGACGCTTGCGGAGAAAACCGGGATGTTTCGCTCGGTCTTTCGCGAGGCGGCTGACACGACCCCTGATTGCACGGGGGCGGACGACGTCTTCGCGGTCCTGCGCGCGGTCGCCGCGCTCGCCATGTTCGGTCCGCTCGCCGCCAAGTACCCCGATCAGCTCGGGCCTAATATCAAGGATAATATCGCCGAGGGAGACGGCTACAGCGCGCGTGACGTGGCCGAGGCGATGAATGCCCAGACGGCGATGTATCGTCGCTGGCAGGCCTTCTACAAAGACTACGACATCATCCTGGCGCCGAGCGTCACCATCAGTCCCAGGCCGTGGCGGGAGCTCTATCCCCGCGAGATCAACGGTCATCCGACACGCAGCTATTACCACTGGCTGGCCTGCGCTTATGCCGCGACGCTTCCGGGACATCCCGCAGTCTCCCTGCCCGTCGGCCTCGACGGCAATGGCATGCCCTTCGGCCTGCAGGTCATCGGCCCGCGCGGCGGCGACCGCTTCACCCTCGGCGTCGCGGCCGCGCTTGAGCGGCATCTGGCGGGCGACAGTCGCACCGCGCGGCCCCTGCCTGATATCGCGGCACTCAAGGCCGCGCCCGCCATTGCTGAGGCGGAAGGCTTCTACGCGTTCGATTGA
- a CDS encoding Peptide/nickel transport system substrate-binding protein: MRKTGIPTVLRAAAFAVVASLPAASWAADLKIGFSAPATTLDPQFHNASQNIAVSRNMFDTLVQMDPDSQIVPALAESWRLVDDTTWEFKLRPAKFSDGSALTAEDVVWSLDRPATIPNSPSSFTIYTRPVVEKKIIDEHTVQLKTAAPYPLLLADLTNVFIVSKKATEGLTSDKFVTGQGVVGSGPYKFKSYTPDDRVIMTANENYWGGKPAWDTVEIRFLPNDSSRLSALLSGEVDAIENIPTPDLEAVKNNKNLVVGEKMSHRLIFLFLDSGRDETPGVSAADGSPLKANPFKDVRVRKAVNLAIDRDAIASRLMQGLAFPTNNIVTETMQGYVPGIKPAYDPEQAKKLLADAGYDKGFRLVLASPNNRLINDAKVAQALAQMLTRVGIRTSVDAVPFAVINTRGNKGEFSSVMMGWGAQTAEASSPIRAMIACTNKEKGWGPVNWGNYCNPNLDAVTAKALNTMDDAARSKLLQDATQIVHDDVAIVPLYFQANTWAAKPGIAITPRMDERTSALMFTPAK, translated from the coding sequence ATGAGAAAGACAGGCATTCCGACTGTGTTGCGGGCTGCGGCTTTTGCCGTTGTCGCCTCTCTCCCGGCCGCAAGCTGGGCGGCCGACCTGAAAATCGGTTTCAGTGCACCGGCGACGACCCTTGACCCCCAGTTTCATAACGCCAGCCAGAACATTGCTGTGTCGCGCAATATGTTCGACACGCTGGTTCAAATGGATCCCGACAGCCAGATTGTTCCGGCATTGGCTGAATCATGGCGTCTCGTTGACGACACGACGTGGGAATTCAAGCTACGACCCGCAAAGTTCAGCGATGGCTCGGCCCTGACTGCGGAAGACGTCGTCTGGTCGCTGGATCGACCCGCCACCATTCCCAACAGCCCTTCAAGCTTCACAATCTATACGCGCCCGGTTGTCGAGAAGAAGATTATTGATGAGCACACGGTGCAGCTGAAGACGGCAGCACCCTATCCGCTGCTTCTGGCGGATCTGACCAATGTCTTCATCGTCAGCAAGAAGGCGACGGAAGGCCTGACATCCGACAAGTTTGTGACAGGGCAGGGGGTCGTCGGCAGCGGTCCCTATAAATTCAAGTCTTATACGCCCGATGATCGGGTCATCATGACGGCGAACGAGAATTACTGGGGCGGCAAACCCGCTTGGGACACGGTCGAGATACGCTTCCTGCCGAATGACAGCTCGCGGCTGAGCGCGCTCCTGTCAGGAGAGGTGGATGCCATCGAAAACATCCCGACGCCCGATCTTGAAGCCGTAAAGAACAACAAGAACCTCGTGGTCGGGGAGAAGATGTCGCATCGGCTCATCTTTCTTTTCCTCGATAGCGGCCGCGACGAGACCCCTGGCGTATCGGCCGCTGACGGTAGCCCCCTGAAGGCCAACCCTTTCAAGGATGTGCGCGTGCGCAAGGCCGTCAATCTGGCTATCGATCGCGATGCGATCGCCAGCCGCTTGATGCAGGGACTAGCCTTCCCCACGAATAATATCGTGACCGAAACGATGCAGGGCTACGTTCCCGGAATCAAGCCGGCCTATGATCCCGAGCAGGCGAAGAAGCTTCTCGCCGACGCTGGCTATGACAAGGGCTTCCGTCTCGTTCTGGCCTCACCGAACAATCGCCTGATCAACGACGCCAAGGTCGCGCAGGCGCTGGCGCAGATGCTGACACGCGTCGGTATCCGCACTTCGGTCGATGCGGTGCCCTTCGCCGTCATCAACACGCGCGGCAACAAGGGCGAGTTTTCGTCGGTGATGATGGGTTGGGGCGCGCAGACAGCTGAAGCGTCGTCGCCGATCCGTGCGATGATCGCCTGCACGAACAAGGAAAAGGGTTGGGGACCGGTCAATTGGGGCAATTACTGCAACCCAAATCTTGATGCCGTTACCGCCAAGGCTCTGAATACGATGGACGACGCGGCCCGTTCGAAGCTGCTTCAGGACGCGACCCAAATCGTGCATGATGACGTGGCCATCGTCCCGCTCTATTTCCAGGCGAATACTTGGGCCGCGAAGCCCGGCATCGCTATCACGCCGCGCATGGATGAGCGCACGTCCGCGCTCATGTTCACGCCCGCCAAGTGA